From a single Shewanella denitrificans OS217 genomic region:
- the hisF gene encoding imidazole glycerol phosphate synthase subunit HisF, whose product MLAKRIVPCLDVKDGKVVKGVQFRNHAIVGDIVPLAARYAIEGADELVFYDISASAHGKVIDKSWVSRVAEQIDIPFCVAGGIKTLAQAREKLAFGADKISINSPALTDPDLISRLQDEFGRQCIVIGIDSFFDAASNSYKVKQFTGDEAATKDTQWYTQDWVEEVQKRGCGEIVLNVMNQDGVRGGYDIKQLSMVRSICDVPLIASGGAGTMAHFKDVFEQAKVDAALAASVFHKGIIDIGELKQYLHANNIAIRL is encoded by the coding sequence ATGCTGGCCAAACGCATAGTCCCCTGTCTTGACGTAAAAGATGGCAAAGTCGTTAAAGGGGTGCAGTTTCGCAATCACGCAATTGTCGGCGACATAGTGCCTCTAGCCGCCCGTTATGCCATTGAAGGCGCCGATGAACTTGTGTTTTACGACATCAGTGCCAGTGCCCATGGCAAGGTTATCGATAAATCTTGGGTGAGCCGGGTTGCAGAGCAAATTGATATCCCCTTCTGTGTTGCGGGCGGGATTAAAACCCTAGCGCAAGCACGGGAAAAGCTCGCCTTTGGCGCCGATAAAATTTCCATTAACTCGCCAGCATTGACGGACCCCGATTTAATATCGCGCCTACAAGATGAATTTGGCCGTCAGTGCATAGTGATTGGCATTGACTCCTTTTTTGATGCTGCCTCCAATAGCTATAAAGTGAAGCAGTTCACTGGTGATGAAGCTGCCACCAAGGACACCCAATGGTATACCCAAGATTGGGTCGAAGAAGTGCAAAAACGCGGTTGCGGCGAGATAGTATTAAACGTCATGAATCAAGATGGTGTACGCGGTGGCTATGATATCAAACAGCTCAGTATGGTGCGATCCATTTGCGATGTCCCGCTCATTGCCTCAGGCGGTGCAGGCACCATGGCGCACTTTAAAGATGTGTTCGAACAAGCCAAGGTCGATGCAGCCCTTGCCGCCAGTGTGTTTCATAAAGGCATTATTGATATTGGTGAGCTCAAGCAATACCTGCACGCCAATAACATCGCGATCCGTTTATAA
- the hisIE gene encoding bifunctional phosphoribosyl-AMP cyclohydrolase/phosphoribosyl-ATP diphosphatase HisIE → MTDITFDSTSVDWNKQQGATSGLIPAIVQHHLTGKVLMLGYMDKAALEKTLATKQVTFFSRSKQRLWTKGETSGNTLELIAIDKDCDSDSLLVQVIPNGPTCHKGTISCWLDGNAHTFMDNLTHLIISRKGQDADSSYTASLFKAGTKRIAQKVGEEGLETALAAATHDKEELVNEASDLMYHLLVLLEDQNLSMELVTKNLMQRHLKTKA, encoded by the coding sequence ATGACAGACATAACATTTGATAGCACAAGCGTGGACTGGAACAAGCAACAAGGTGCGACTTCGGGTCTAATACCTGCAATAGTACAGCACCACTTAACTGGCAAAGTATTGATGCTAGGTTACATGGATAAAGCGGCGCTCGAGAAAACCTTAGCCACTAAACAAGTGACCTTTTTTAGCCGCTCAAAACAGCGGCTGTGGACCAAAGGTGAAACCTCAGGTAATACCCTTGAACTCATAGCTATCGACAAAGACTGTGATAGCGACAGCTTACTGGTGCAAGTTATTCCTAATGGCCCAACCTGCCACAAGGGCACGATAAGTTGCTGGCTTGATGGCAACGCCCATACGTTTATGGATAATCTCACTCATTTGATTATCTCCCGTAAAGGCCAAGATGCCGACTCAAGCTATACCGCATCCTTGTTTAAGGCTGGCACTAAACGAATTGCGCAAAAAGTCGGTGAAGAAGGCTTAGAAACCGCCCTTGCCGCCGCGACACACGACAAAGAAGAGCTGGTGAATGAAGCATCAGATCTCATGTATCACTTATTGGTGCTACTTGAAGATCAAAATCTATCCATGGAGCTTGTCACCAAAAATTTAATGCAAAGGCACTTAAAAACCAAGGCATAG
- the hisH gene encoding imidazole glycerol phosphate synthase subunit HisH, which translates to MTQVSNTSSVSGDANDITVIIDTGCANLTSVRFAFERLNANVVVSADVDVIKDAARVVLPGVGTAGAAMDKLKQKNLIELIKSLTQPVLGVCLGMQMLASLSNEHGNRSDKSIACLGLVPTEIGDLDSKGLPLPHMGWNQITLPDTEKRHPLFIGIDNGSYVYFVHSYRAPISEYTIASSTYGEAFSAAIGKDNFFGVQFHPEKSAKVGAQILQNFLLLGLKTGLNMQLNKQLNVEAPQ; encoded by the coding sequence ATGACACAAGTTTCGAATACTTCAAGCGTTTCAGGCGATGCCAATGATATTACCGTGATTATCGACACAGGCTGCGCCAATTTAACCTCAGTGCGGTTTGCCTTTGAGCGCCTGAATGCCAATGTGGTTGTCAGCGCTGATGTGGATGTGATCAAAGATGCGGCCAGAGTGGTGCTGCCAGGGGTGGGTACCGCCGGGGCTGCTATGGATAAACTTAAGCAAAAGAACTTGATTGAGCTGATTAAAAGCTTAACTCAGCCCGTGTTGGGGGTGTGCCTTGGCATGCAAATGCTGGCATCCTTGTCTAATGAACATGGCAATCGCAGCGATAAGAGTATTGCCTGTTTAGGACTAGTGCCCACTGAGATTGGCGACTTAGACAGCAAAGGCCTGCCCCTGCCGCACATGGGCTGGAATCAAATAACCCTGCCTGACACAGAAAAGCGTCATCCATTGTTTATCGGCATAGACAATGGCAGCTATGTGTATTTTGTCCACAGCTACCGCGCGCCCATCAGCGAATACACTATTGCCTCCAGCACCTATGGCGAAGCCTTTAGCGCCGCCATAGGCAAGGACAACTTTTTTGGGGTGCAATTCCACCCAGAAAAAAGCGCCAAAGTGGGCGCTCAAATTTTGCAGAACTTTTTACTTCTGGGGCTTAAAACGGGGTTAAACATGCAGTTAAACAAGCAGTTAAACGTGGAGGCGCCGCAATGA
- the hisA gene encoding 1-(5-phosphoribosyl)-5-[(5-phosphoribosylamino)methylideneamino]imidazole-4-carboxamide isomerase — translation MIIPAIDLIDGQVVRLYQGDYDKQTTFDLSPLAQLKSYQDQGAKLLHIVDLTGAKDPNQRQIKLISELVAGLDVDIQVGGGIRSEQQVTELLAIGVKRVVIGSLAVKEPELVKSWLNKYGSDAICLALDVNINANGEKIVAVSGWQSAGGKTLESLVAEFERPGSKQTALKHALVTDISRDGTLTGANTALYTELAAAYPTILWQASGGIATLDDVSAVKDSKAAGIIIGKALLINQFTVEEAIQCWPNA, via the coding sequence ATGATTATTCCAGCCATTGATCTCATTGACGGCCAAGTGGTGCGTTTATACCAAGGTGATTACGACAAACAGACCACCTTTGATTTAAGCCCGCTGGCACAGCTTAAGTCTTACCAAGACCAAGGGGCAAAACTGCTGCACATTGTCGACTTAACCGGCGCTAAAGATCCAAACCAGCGTCAAATTAAGTTGATAAGTGAGCTAGTCGCAGGCCTTGATGTGGACATTCAAGTGGGCGGCGGTATTCGAAGTGAACAGCAAGTTACCGAATTATTAGCCATTGGCGTTAAGCGGGTGGTGATCGGCTCTTTAGCCGTTAAAGAGCCTGAGCTTGTGAAAAGCTGGCTTAACAAATACGGCAGTGATGCAATATGTTTAGCCCTTGACGTCAACATTAACGCGAACGGCGAAAAAATTGTCGCGGTATCGGGTTGGCAGTCCGCAGGCGGTAAAACACTTGAATCCTTGGTGGCCGAGTTTGAACGCCCAGGCAGTAAACAAACAGCCCTAAAACATGCGTTAGTGACTGACATTAGCCGTGATGGCACCTTAACGGGCGCCAATACCGCGCTCTACACCGAACTTGCAGCCGCTTACCCAACTATTCTGTGGCAAGCCTCAGGGGGCATTGCAACCCTTGATGATGTAAGCGCGGTAAAGGACAGTAAAGCCGCTGGGATCATTATCGGTAAAGCCCTGCTCATTAATCAATTTACAGTAGAGGAGGCAATACAATGCTGGCCAAACGCATAG